One genomic segment of Arachis duranensis cultivar V14167 chromosome 4, aradu.V14167.gnm2.J7QH, whole genome shotgun sequence includes these proteins:
- the LOC107486321 gene encoding protein FAR1-RELATED SEQUENCE 5-like — translation MCFGTIEDANQFYQNYAKRVGFVTKIRFTRRVGKDKVPKNQMITCNREGKRKSRVSPIEKTNPRTNYNCPARISIRLNKEGLWIISKVCLDHSHPCDPEMAKLLTRNREMTMHMCRVIERNDEAGVRPSKRYQVLVGDAGGFSKINLKEKDVRNYLSRKVRNVTEEMDAREMLKYFTRMKEMNSDFYFDIELDQNKRLKTIFWADARSRAAYEYFGDIVSFDTTYKTNRYDMPFGSFVGVNHHGKSVLLGCGLLTKKNSGSFTWLFNAWLTCMHGKAPKGIITDQCLRIRARIENVMPETRHRLCIWHITKKIPEKFKRHKRYEELQNDLNNIVWESISEDDFQNQWEDFLIEYGLEDNKWLSGTSLNMNFYILHIGISILVFARILTCV, via the coding sequence ATGTGTTTTGGAACCATTGAAGATGCAAATCAATTTTATCAGAATTATGCCAAGCGCGTTGGTTTTGTTACTAAGATAAGGTTTACCCGAAGAGTTGGTAAAGATAAGGTTCCTAAGAATCAAATGATCACTTGCAATAGGGAGGGAAAACGCAAGTCTAGAGTTTCACCAATAGAAAAGACCAACCCCAGAACCAACTACAATTGCCCCGcaaggatttctattaggttGAATAAGGAGGGTCTTTGGATTATATCGAAGGTGTGCTTGGATCATTCACATCCTTGTGATCCAGAGATGGCAAAACTGTTGACACGTAATAGAGAGATGACTATGCACATGTGTCGAGTCATTGAGAGGAATGATGAAGCAGGTGTGAGACCAAGCAAAAGATATCAAGTATTGGTGGGTGACGCAGGGGGTTTTTCTAAGATAAACTTAAAGGAAAAAGATGTTAGGAACTATCTCAGCAGAAAGGTACGCAATGTTACGGAAGAAATGGATGCTAGGGAGATGTTGAAGTATTTTACACGGATGAAGGAAATGAACtctgatttttattttgatattgaaCTTGATCAAAACAAGCGTCTCAAAACTATATTTTGGGCAGATGCTCGAAGTAGAGCAGCATATGAGTACTTCGGTGATATAGTTTCATTTGATACTACTTATAAAACCAATCGTTACGATATGCCATTTGGTTCCTTTGTGGGGGTTAATCACCATGGTAAATCAGTGCTTCTTGGGTGTGGTTTGTTGACTAAGAAAAATTCAGGCTCATTTACTTGGTTATTTAATGCTTGGCTTACATGTATGCATGGAAAGGCTCCTAAAGGCATTATAACAGACCAATGCCTCAGAATACGAGCTAGAATTGAGAATGTGATGCCAGAGACACGTCATAGGTTATGCATTTGGCACATTACGAAAAAGATTccagaaaaattcaaaagacacaAGAGATATGAAGAGTTACAaaatgatttaaataatattgtttGGGAGTCTATTTCAGAagatgattttcaaaatcaatggGAAGATTTTCTGATTGAATATGGTTTAGAAGATAACAAGTGGCTATCAGGTACTTCTCTAAAcatgaatttttatattttgcacATAGGAATTAGCATATTAGTATTTGCTAGAATTCTAACATGTGTTTGA